CGTGCGCGACATCGAGTTCGTCGCCGCCTTCGACGTCGACGCCAAGAAGGTCGGCCGCGACCTGTCCGAGGCCATCGTCGCCAGCGAGAACAACACCATCAAGATCGCCGACGTGCCTCCGATGGACGTCACCGTCCAGCGCGGCGTCACGCTGGACGGTCTCGGCAAGTACTACCGGGAGACGATCGAGGAGTCCGAGGCCGAGCCGGTCGACGTCGTGGCTGCGCTGAAGGACGCGCGCGTCGACGTGCTCGTCTCCTACCTCCCGGTGGGCTCGGAGGAGGCCGACAAGCACTACGCGCAGTGCGCCATCGACGCCAAGGTGGCGTTCGTCAACGCGCTGCCCGTGTTCATCGCCGGCACCCCCGAGTGGGCCGAGAAGTTCCGCGCCGCAGGCGTCCCGATCGTCGGCGACGACATCAAGAGCCAGGTCGGCGCGACCATCACCCACCGGGTGCTGGCGAAGCTGTTCGAGGACCGCGGCGTGGTCCTCGACCGCACGATGCAGCTCAACGTCGGCGGCAACATGGACTTCATGAACATGCTGGAGCGCGAGCGGCTGGAGTCGAAGAAGATCTCCAAGACCCAGGCCGTCACCTCCAACATCGACCACGACCTGGGCTCGCGCAACGTGCACATCGGCCCGTCGGACTACGTCCAGTGGCTCGATGACCGCAAGTGGGCCTACGTCCGGCTCGAGGGCCGCGCGTTCGGCGAGGTGCCGCTGAACCTGGAGTACAAGCTCGAGGTGTGGGACTCCCCGAACTCGGCCGGCATCATCATCGACGCCCTGCGCGCGGCCAAGATCGCCATGGACCGGGGCGTCGGCGGCCCCATCCTGTCGGCCTCGGCGTACTTCATGAAGTCCCCGCCGGAGCAGCACGACGACGACACTGCCCGCGACATGGTCGAGGCCTTCATCCGCGGTGAGATCGAGCGCTAACTGTCCTTGTTGGGCACGCCATTGTGCGGCCCGAATCCGCGCGCTGAGTCGATCTCATCGCGGATTCGGGCCGCACAATTCGTTTGTAGGGGTCAGCAGTACACGCAGGTGAGGAACCAGTAGTAGCCGGTCACATATCCGTGCAGGTAGGTCTCCTGCGCGCCGGAGAGGTTGACCAGCTCGACCGTGTCTTCGACGCGCTTGTTGATGGTCAGCTCGGTGGGCTGGCGGGCCGGCGTCGAGGACAGCGTCACCGTGCGGCTCCATGGACTATGCGGGTTGTACAGCCCGAGCAGGGTCGGTTGCCCGGGCTGGTCGGGAGAGAGAACGATGTTGTAGGCCAGCGTCAGCTCGTCGGTGACCCCCAGGTACAGGGGGAGCGGCTGCTGTTGGAACAGCCGGAGCTGCGTTCCGGAGCGGGTCCCCAGCATGGCCTTGATCGGCGTCGGGCTGACCGCGACATAGTGGCCCTCCACCACCTGGAAGTCTGGTGAGTCCGAGCCTGGCAGGTAGTAGCCCATCAGGTCGATGACCAGGTGGACGCCGGCGGTGCTCGACTGGCTGAAGGTGAGCTTGCCGTCGCTGTTCACCTTGACCACCCGCTGGGTCTGCATCGGCTGCGGCGCCGTCCGGTTGCCGAGGAACCGCATGTGCAGGGTGGCCTGGCGGCCGTCGCCGGTGGTGACGCTCAGCAGGCCGGTGGCACGCGCCGACAGCACCGCGATGTTCAGCACCACGGCGCTGGCGCCGCCGGCCGGGATGCCGCCGCGCCCGGGCATGGCCAGGGTGATCCTGCGGCCGGGAAGCAGCGGGC
The nucleotide sequence above comes from Jatrophihabitans sp.. Encoded proteins:
- a CDS encoding inositol-3-phosphate synthase, encoding VRDIEFVAAFDVDAKKVGRDLSEAIVASENNTIKIADVPPMDVTVQRGVTLDGLGKYYRETIEESEAEPVDVVAALKDARVDVLVSYLPVGSEEADKHYAQCAIDAKVAFVNALPVFIAGTPEWAEKFRAAGVPIVGDDIKSQVGATITHRVLAKLFEDRGVVLDRTMQLNVGGNMDFMNMLERERLESKKISKTQAVTSNIDHDLGSRNVHIGPSDYVQWLDDRKWAYVRLEGRAFGEVPLNLEYKLEVWDSPNSAGIIIDALRAAKIAMDRGVGGPILSASAYFMKSPPEQHDDDTARDMVEAFIRGEIER